The Streptomyces sp. ALI-76-A nucleotide sequence GCGACGGTGAGGTCGTCCGCGACCACGACGAGGTCGTGGCCGAGGAGGAGGAGGAGGCCGCCCAGGCGGAGGAGACGGACGAGGACGCCGAGGACAGCGCGGAGTCCGCCGAGGACGCCGAGGACGCCGAGGACGCCGAGGACGCCGAGGACGCCGAGGCGTACGAGGACGAGGAGGAAGAAGAGGAAGAGGACGAGGGTCCTTACGCGGAGGACGAGCCCGCGGAGGACGAGCCCGCGGAGGACGAGCCCGCGGAGGACGAGCCCGCGGAGGAGGACCAGCAGGAGAAGGGCGCCGAGGACGAGTACGACGAGTACGAGGACGAGGACGCCGAGGAGCCCGAGGCGGAGGAGGCGCGCGACGAGGAAGAGGAGTACGCCGACGCCGACCGCGGGAGCCGTCGATGAGCATGCCGAGCCGCATGCCCGAGCCCTACGGGCAGGGCGGCGGGGCCAACCTGGCGGACATCCTGGAGCGCGTGCTCGACAAGGGCATCGTGATCGCCGGCGACATCCGCATCAACCTGCTCGACATCGAACTCCTCACGATCAAGCTGCGGCTGATCGTCGCCTCGGTGGACAAGGCGAAGGAGATGGGTATCGACTGGTGGGAGGACGACCCGGCGCTGTCCACCCGCGCCCGGCGCGACGAGCTCGCCCGGGAGAACGCCGAACTGCGGGAGCGGCTCGAGCGGCTGGAGCAGCTTGAGCCCTCCCGCACCAAGGCCGAGGAGGAGCCGTCATGACCGGACT carries:
- a CDS encoding gas vesicle protein; the protein is MSMPSRMPEPYGQGGGANLADILERVLDKGIVIAGDIRINLLDIELLTIKLRLIVASVDKAKEMGIDWWEDDPALSTRARRDELARENAELRERLERLEQLEPSRTKAEEEPS